In Candidatus Sedimenticola sp. (ex Thyasira tokunagai), the following proteins share a genomic window:
- a CDS encoding diguanylate cyclase, with protein sequence MKREIPKLSIMHFHHADGISFLRMHLPEIYGDPIADVRPLLAQIHKNHKPLYRFEAGKHGMFVRMIIPVFYGGNYIGAVEIGLQAEYLIERLKHILNVEGYLFVEESALSILEIPYLGRKYVNGMVWWGGEYSEKRCIDMLPEDFDFKSLHPLQDQTGRHYLTHALSLPVVDGSPKALVVLFQDITAHYQSIKNSLILNLGIGALVIIILLATLHRTTNYFVTLLARQSYYSGTDILTGIPNRMVFNKRFAEEVERCERYAVPLSLIMFDLDDFKQINDQYGHNVGDQVSIEICQLITPEIRKSDLFTRWGGDEFTIILPSQNLQQAEQIAIKLCSLMEANQLKSGGSMTISMGVSEWRTGDSTEELFKRVDENLYRAKKSGRNRVIAV encoded by the coding sequence TTGAAGCGCGAGATACCCAAGCTCTCCATTATGCACTTCCATCACGCCGATGGTATTTCATTTCTTCGAATGCACCTACCTGAAATCTACGGCGATCCCATCGCAGATGTACGCCCACTACTGGCTCAGATCCATAAAAATCATAAACCACTCTATCGCTTTGAAGCAGGCAAGCATGGGATGTTTGTTAGAATGATTATTCCTGTTTTTTATGGTGGGAACTACATTGGGGCGGTAGAAATTGGCCTACAGGCGGAATACTTGATTGAGCGTTTAAAGCATATTTTAAATGTGGAGGGCTACCTGTTTGTTGAGGAGAGTGCGTTATCAATACTGGAGATACCCTACCTTGGGAGGAAATATGTTAATGGCATGGTTTGGTGGGGAGGCGAATACAGTGAGAAAAGGTGTATTGATATGCTACCTGAGGACTTTGATTTTAAATCCCTGCACCCTTTACAAGACCAGACAGGGAGGCATTACCTTACTCACGCCTTATCATTACCTGTAGTAGACGGTTCTCCTAAGGCGCTGGTCGTTCTTTTTCAAGATATCACCGCCCATTATCAGTCCATTAAAAACTCACTGATTCTCAATCTGGGAATAGGTGCACTGGTTATCATAATTTTACTGGCAACACTGCATCGTACAACAAACTATTTTGTTACTCTGTTGGCCCGCCAGTCCTATTACTCCGGCACTGATATTCTTACAGGTATCCCTAACCGCATGGTATTCAACAAGCGGTTTGCAGAGGAAGTTGAGCGTTGTGAACGATATGCCGTCCCTCTCTCCCTGATCATGTTCGATCTGGATGATTTTAAACAGATCAATGATCAATACGGGCACAACGTGGGGGATCAGGTTTCAATAGAAATTTGTCAACTGATCACGCCGGAGATTAGAAAGTCAGACCTGTTTACCCGATGGGGCGGCGATGAGTTCACCATTATTCTTCCATCGCAAAATTTGCAACAAGCCGAACAGATTGCCATTAAGCTATGTTCTTTGATGGAGGCTAATCAGCTTAAAAGTGGTGGCAGTATGACGATCAGCATGGGTGTTTCTGAATGGCGGACTGGAGACTCCACTGAGGAGCTTTTCAAGCGTGTGGATGAGAATCTTTACCGGGCAAAAAAAAGTGGGCGTAACAGAGTGATAGCGGTATGA
- a CDS encoding S4 domain-containing protein: MSGGESSQSLRLDKWLWAARFFKTRQLAVEAINGGKVHLNGQRTKPGKEVKPGNRLEIHKDSLSWDIEVKVIPKQRRPASEASGFYEESEDSIIRRNKRIEEQRLLRAAMPKQESGRPSKRDRRMIHRFTAKD, encoded by the coding sequence ATGAGTGGTGGTGAGAGCAGTCAGAGCCTACGCCTCGACAAATGGCTGTGGGCGGCGCGCTTCTTCAAGACTCGGCAATTGGCCGTAGAAGCAATCAACGGCGGCAAGGTTCACCTCAACGGTCAACGGACTAAACCGGGCAAAGAGGTTAAACCGGGTAACCGACTGGAGATTCACAAGGACTCCCTCTCCTGGGATATTGAAGTCAAGGTGATACCCAAGCAGCGCCGACCCGCCTCGGAGGCAAGCGGTTTCTACGAGGAGTCTGAGGATAGTATTATTAGACGTAACAAGAGGATTGAGGAGCAGCGATTACTGCGTGCGGCAATGCCAAAACAGGAAAGCGGCCGACCTAGCAAGAGAGACAGACGAATGATCCACAGATTTACCGCCAAGGACTGA
- a CDS encoding TIGR01777 family oxidoreductase, with product MKIAITGSTGFVGSHLSAALKEDGHQVVPIGRAELKEHHEQIATHLIGCDAVFNLAGESISQRWSEAYKQRIYHSRIDTTHKLVEAMKVMEKRPATFISTSAIGAFSTEGCHTEYDPANASDFLGELSKDWEGEAKEAESLGVRTLIFRFALVLGHDGGLMKQLLPPFRRGLGGPIGNGLQPFSWVHIDDLVRSYQYALLNEQMKGIYHICSPNPDNNAGFTKTLGNVLNRPALLPIPKFALKLVYGEGADVMTSGQCVFSIRLYEAGFEFKYPELDRALTAIIQ from the coding sequence ATGAAAATTGCGATAACAGGCTCTACAGGTTTTGTTGGCAGCCATCTGTCGGCTGCTCTGAAAGAGGATGGTCACCAGGTTGTCCCAATAGGGAGGGCTGAACTGAAAGAGCACCATGAACAGATAGCAACGCATCTAATCGGCTGTGATGCTGTGTTTAATCTGGCAGGGGAGAGCATTAGCCAACGCTGGAGTGAAGCCTATAAGCAGCGTATCTACCATAGCCGTATTGATACCACGCACAAATTGGTTGAGGCGATGAAGGTTATGGAAAAACGCCCGGCCACCTTTATCTCTACATCAGCTATTGGTGCTTTCTCCACCGAAGGTTGTCACACCGAATATGATCCCGCTAATGCCAGTGATTTTTTAGGTGAGCTATCAAAAGATTGGGAAGGCGAAGCGAAGGAAGCTGAGTCACTGGGTGTGCGTACCCTGATCTTCCGTTTTGCACTGGTATTAGGGCATGACGGTGGCCTGATGAAGCAACTGCTACCACCATTCAGGCGGGGACTTGGTGGGCCTATCGGTAACGGCCTGCAACCGTTCTCATGGGTGCATATCGATGACCTGGTTCGATCCTACCAATACGCACTGCTAAATGAGCAGATGAAAGGCATCTATCATATATGTTCCCCCAACCCTGATAACAATGCAGGATTTACTAAAACCCTTGGCAATGTATTGAATAGACCTGCACTTTTACCGATCCCAAAATTTGCACTAAAGCTGGTGTACGGGGAGGGGGCGGATGTGATGACCTCGGGCCAGTGTGTCTTCTCAATACGATTGTATGAAGCTGGATTTGAGTTTAAGTATCCAGAGTTGGACCGGGCGCTAACAGCCATAATCCAGTGA
- the grxC gene encoding glutaredoxin 3 → MPKVVIYSTAICPYCVRAKQLLTRKGVEYEELYIDSGDRKLMREMLERSQRRTVPQIFIDDYHVGGYDDLAELNAFGKLDPLLGLAPHEEPEMTQEEDDIT, encoded by the coding sequence ATGCCGAAAGTCGTAATCTACAGTACTGCTATCTGCCCCTACTGCGTCCGCGCTAAACAGCTGCTTACCAGAAAGGGGGTTGAGTATGAAGAGCTCTACATCGACAGTGGTGACCGTAAGCTGATGCGTGAGATGCTGGAGCGCAGCCAGCGACGCACTGTGCCGCAGATTTTTATCGATGACTATCATGTGGGAGGCTACGATGATCTAGCCGAGCTCAATGCCTTCGGCAAGCTCGACCCACTGCTGGGGCTGGCACCCCATGAAGAGCCGGAAATGACCCAGGAAGAAGATGACATCACATGA
- a CDS encoding HDOD domain-containing protein, which translates to MSSMRPSDILTLASDLPSLPEVYFQVDRILHDPNSSLEQLADVIEGDPAISARLLRLANSALYGYPSRIDTVQRAVMLIGTSEIRDMVLATAVISVFRDMPVGMVSMRSFWEHSIACGVAARQIASYRLEANVDRFYLLGLLHDIGRLLMHMAVSEQMAELLFRHRQGEGHLIDLEQQFLGVTHAEVGAELLIRWDLPATLADVVRQHHNVAADSECSIEAAVVHVADLLVNAMSMGSSGTRLVPELNEYAWDRTGIDVNDIASLGESTAETFGEVVAVFFA; encoded by the coding sequence ATGAGTAGCATGAGGCCAAGTGATATTCTCACCCTGGCTTCAGACCTGCCGAGCCTGCCGGAGGTCTATTTTCAGGTAGACCGGATTTTGCATGATCCCAACTCTTCTTTGGAGCAACTAGCGGATGTGATTGAGGGGGATCCCGCTATCTCTGCCCGGCTTCTACGCCTGGCAAACAGTGCGCTTTATGGATATCCCTCGCGTATAGATACCGTACAGCGGGCGGTGATGCTTATCGGTACCAGTGAAATAAGGGATATGGTATTGGCTACTGCGGTGATTAGCGTCTTTCGCGATATGCCTGTTGGTATGGTTTCGATGCGTTCATTCTGGGAGCACAGTATTGCATGCGGGGTCGCGGCAAGGCAGATTGCGTCCTATCGTCTGGAGGCAAATGTTGATCGGTTCTATCTGCTGGGGCTGTTGCATGATATCGGTCGCCTGCTGATGCATATGGCAGTGTCTGAACAGATGGCTGAACTCCTTTTCAGGCACCGTCAAGGTGAAGGACATTTGATAGATCTGGAGCAACAATTTCTAGGTGTGACTCACGCTGAAGTGGGTGCTGAACTGCTGATAAGATGGGATCTTCCTGCAACTCTGGCCGATGTGGTCAGGCAGCATCATAACGTTGCTGCCGATTCGGAGTGCTCTATAGAAGCGGCTGTTGTCCATGTTGCTGACCTCCTAGTCAACGCCATGAGTATGGGAAGCAGCGGTACCCGCCTGGTACCAGAGCTTAATGAATATGCGTGGGATAGAACTGGAATTGATGTTAACGATATCGCTTCACTGGGCGAAAGTACTGCAGAGACTTTCGGTGAAGTGGTTGCTGTTTTTTTTGCATAA
- the pepN gene encoding aminopeptidase N: MLHEIPKTIYLKDYLPPEYLVDRVDLHFDLGEKETRVASKLTMRRNPAGRRGAVLRLDGEQLDLLSLRLDGSDLGPECYRVDDEGLTVYRVPERFTLESEVRIKPQENTALEGLYKSGGMFCTQCEAEGFRKITWYLDRPDVMSRFTTTIVADRQRYPVLLSNGNPLEQQLLDDGRHLARWEDPFAKPAYLFALVAGDLRSIEDQFATASGRDVALRIYVEPENIDKCDHAMASLKNAMTWDEEHYGREYDLDIYMIVAVNDFNMGAMENKGLNIFNSKYVLARPDTATDSDFQGIEGVIAHEYFHNWTGNRITCRDWFQLSLKEGLTVFRDQEFSADMGSRGVKRIEDVRMLRAHQFAEDASPMAHPVRPDSYMEINNFYTLTVYEKGAEVVRMQHNLLGEADYRKATDLYFQRHDGQAVTTDDFVACMAEAGERDLQQFKRWYSQPGTPELEVGGNYDEQSQRYTLTVKQSCPSTPGLQQKAPLHMPLAVGLLDEEGCDIPLQLEGESAPQGTTRMLELRQAVEQFTFTGLIQSPVPSLLRGFSAPVKLHFDYSDRELMFLMSHDSDGFNRWDAAQTLTQRIVLGRVTEPESSLPEEFIDAFRAALTDASSDEALLAEVLTLPAESYLGEQMTVVDVEGIHQARETLKRELAVELHKELLQRYQAGRVQEEYRLDHVSMARRSLTNLCLDYLMQLDDPEIRLLAVKQYHGAGNMTDAMAAISQLVDRPADDSTVLLEDFYNRWKHDPLVLDKWFTLQAVSSRSDALEQVKGLMAHPDFSITNPNRVRALIGVFCSANPVRFHSVDGAGYAFLADRVLELDPLNPQVASRMLRIMARWRRYDEGRQSLMKAQLQRIADSDGLSKDVYEIASKCLEG; the protein is encoded by the coding sequence ATGCTTCACGAAATCCCTAAAACCATCTATCTCAAGGACTACTTGCCGCCTGAATATCTTGTCGATAGAGTGGATCTTCACTTTGATCTGGGCGAGAAAGAGACGCGGGTAGCTTCAAAACTGACTATGCGCCGTAACCCTGCAGGCCGGAGGGGTGCAGTACTGCGGCTCGACGGTGAGCAGTTGGATCTGCTCTCACTGCGCCTTGACGGCAGCGACCTCGGCCCAGAGTGCTATCGGGTCGATGACGAAGGTTTGACCGTTTATCGGGTACCCGAACGGTTCACACTGGAGAGTGAGGTAAGAATAAAGCCCCAGGAGAATACGGCTCTTGAAGGGCTCTATAAATCAGGCGGCATGTTTTGTACCCAATGTGAGGCGGAGGGCTTTCGCAAGATTACCTGGTATCTGGATCGCCCCGATGTGATGAGCCGGTTCACTACCACCATCGTTGCAGACCGGCAGCGCTATCCGGTGCTGCTCTCTAACGGTAATCCGCTGGAACAGCAGTTGCTGGACGATGGTCGTCACCTGGCCCGCTGGGAGGATCCGTTTGCCAAGCCGGCCTACCTGTTTGCATTGGTGGCGGGTGATCTGCGCTCAATAGAAGACCAATTTGCCACTGCCTCCGGACGGGATGTGGCACTACGTATCTATGTAGAGCCTGAGAATATCGACAAGTGCGATCACGCCATGGCCTCCTTGAAAAACGCCATGACCTGGGATGAAGAGCATTACGGTCGCGAGTACGACCTGGATATCTATATGATCGTGGCGGTCAACGATTTCAATATGGGCGCCATGGAGAACAAAGGGCTCAATATCTTCAACTCCAAGTATGTGCTGGCGCGGCCCGATACTGCTACCGACAGCGATTTCCAGGGCATTGAAGGGGTGATTGCCCATGAGTACTTCCACAACTGGACAGGCAACCGCATCACCTGCCGTGACTGGTTTCAGCTCAGTCTGAAAGAGGGGCTGACGGTATTCCGTGATCAGGAGTTTTCCGCTGATATGGGGTCCCGGGGAGTAAAGCGCATAGAGGACGTACGCATGCTGCGTGCTCACCAGTTTGCCGAGGATGCCAGCCCCATGGCACATCCCGTGCGCCCCGATAGCTATATGGAGATCAATAACTTCTACACACTTACTGTCTATGAGAAGGGCGCCGAGGTGGTACGGATGCAGCATAATCTGCTTGGTGAGGCGGATTATCGTAAGGCTACCGATCTCTACTTTCAGCGCCATGACGGCCAGGCAGTGACCACCGATGACTTTGTCGCCTGCATGGCCGAAGCCGGCGAAAGGGATCTGCAGCAGTTCAAACGCTGGTACAGTCAGCCGGGAACACCGGAGCTGGAGGTCGGCGGCAACTATGATGAGCAGTCACAACGCTACACCCTGACGGTGAAGCAGTCCTGCCCATCCACCCCCGGCCTGCAACAGAAGGCGCCCCTGCATATGCCACTGGCGGTAGGTCTGCTGGATGAGGAGGGGTGTGATATTCCCCTGCAACTGGAGGGAGAGTCTGCGCCCCAGGGCACTACCCGTATGTTGGAGCTGCGCCAGGCGGTAGAGCAGTTTACCTTTACCGGGCTGATCCAGTCGCCGGTTCCCTCCCTGCTGCGTGGCTTCTCAGCTCCGGTCAAGCTCCATTTCGACTACAGCGACCGGGAGTTGATGTTCCTCATGTCCCACGACAGTGATGGTTTCAATCGCTGGGATGCAGCACAAACTCTCACTCAGCGTATCGTCCTGGGGCGTGTCACAGAACCCGAATCCAGCCTACCGGAAGAATTTATCGATGCCTTCCGCGCCGCCCTCACCGATGCGTCAAGCGATGAGGCGCTACTGGCTGAGGTGCTAACCCTGCCCGCTGAGTCCTATCTTGGAGAGCAGATGACGGTGGTCGACGTGGAGGGTATCCATCAAGCACGGGAGACTCTGAAGAGAGAGCTGGCGGTTGAGCTTCACAAGGAGCTGCTGCAGCGCTACCAGGCAGGCAGGGTACAGGAGGAGTATCGTCTCGATCACGTATCAATGGCCCGCCGCAGCCTCACCAACCTCTGCCTTGACTATCTGATGCAGCTTGATGATCCGGAGATACGCCTCCTTGCGGTGAAGCAGTATCACGGTGCCGGCAATATGACCGATGCGATGGCTGCCATCAGTCAGCTGGTGGATCGCCCGGCTGATGACTCCACGGTACTACTGGAGGATTTCTATAATAGATGGAAGCATGACCCCCTGGTATTGGATAAGTGGTTCACCCTCCAGGCCGTCTCCAGCCGAAGCGATGCTCTGGAGCAGGTGAAGGGCTTGATGGCTCACCCTGACTTCTCGATAACCAACCCCAACCGCGTGCGCGCTCTTATTGGTGTCTTCTGTTCAGCCAATCCGGTACGTTTCCACTCGGTGGATGGGGCGGGGTACGCTTTTCTTGCTGACCGGGTGCTGGAGCTTGACCCTCTCAACCCACAAGTTGCCTCCCGAATGTTGCGCATCATGGCGCGCTGGCGCCGCTACGATGAAGGGCGTCAGTCATTGATGAAGGCACAGCTTCAGCGCATTGCCGACAGTGATGGTCTCTCAAAGGATGTCTATGAAATTGCCTCCAAGTGCCTGGAGGGGTGA
- a CDS encoding CHAD domain-containing protein has translation MAELPIQYQIADDHSIDEIVTTLSSHFYLGNEPKKVVRRIYCDTFDWRIYQAGAVLYEEHNSSGHWLVWRYLGAERPKEMLRLDGKMPRFSWDFPPGLLRDLVTPEVAMRALLPQVEVRSQVRVLKLFDQQEKTVLRLALEEHGARLPNKGEYISLTSTVQVMPVRGYPKPLARMVRFLSSEMKMQPVTGEQINAALAVVDRQPVDYSSKLDFKLKQGMRADAVAREIHLHLLSTMETNLPGTRADLDSEFLHDLRVAVRRTRSALTQVKGVFPTEVVERYKERFAWVGQVTSPTRDMDVYLLDFGGYRDSLPDQFRDDLEPLQRFLLNHQKSEHRAMVRKLNSPHFHSLVKEWRSYLESPLPEDPDEPNASRVIREVASKRIYSIYRRVMKEGAAITPLSPADDLHELRKSCKKLRYLLEFFQSLYPRKQIRPLIKAQKVLLDNLGDFQDLEVQANKLRDYAHQMIKEEEVPADTLLAMGMLVDSLLKRQQEAREEFSTRFNAFAEREIRATFQSLFATKEKREKRA, from the coding sequence ATGGCAGAGCTCCCGATCCAGTATCAGATAGCGGATGATCACAGTATTGATGAGATCGTTACCACTCTTTCATCCCATTTTTATCTCGGCAATGAGCCGAAAAAGGTGGTGCGGCGTATCTATTGCGATACTTTTGACTGGCGTATTTACCAGGCGGGAGCCGTGCTGTATGAGGAGCACAACAGTAGTGGTCACTGGCTGGTCTGGCGCTATCTTGGAGCCGAGAGGCCGAAAGAGATGCTACGGCTTGATGGTAAGATGCCACGATTCTCATGGGATTTCCCCCCAGGATTATTGAGAGATTTGGTGACTCCAGAGGTAGCCATGCGTGCCCTTTTGCCTCAGGTGGAGGTGCGAAGCCAGGTGCGTGTGCTGAAGTTGTTCGATCAACAGGAAAAAACCGTGTTGCGGCTGGCGCTGGAAGAGCATGGTGCCCGACTCCCAAATAAGGGAGAGTATATTTCACTAACCTCAACGGTGCAGGTGATGCCGGTGCGGGGCTATCCCAAGCCACTTGCACGGATGGTCCGTTTTCTCTCATCTGAAATGAAGATGCAGCCTGTGACCGGCGAGCAGATCAATGCTGCGCTGGCGGTTGTCGATCGACAGCCTGTGGATTACAGCTCCAAGCTTGATTTCAAACTGAAGCAGGGAATGCGTGCAGATGCCGTGGCACGAGAGATTCACCTCCATCTGCTTAGCACCATGGAGACCAATCTGCCGGGTACCCGAGCTGATCTCGACTCTGAATTCCTTCACGATCTGCGTGTGGCGGTGCGGCGTACACGTTCGGCGCTGACACAGGTCAAAGGGGTATTTCCAACGGAAGTGGTGGAGCGATACAAAGAACGCTTTGCCTGGGTTGGCCAAGTGACCAGCCCCACTCGTGATATGGATGTGTACCTGCTTGATTTTGGTGGGTACCGTGACAGCCTCCCAGATCAATTCCGTGATGATCTGGAACCACTTCAACGCTTTCTTCTGAATCATCAGAAGAGTGAACATCGGGCGATGGTGCGTAAGCTCAACTCCCCCCATTTTCATTCCCTGGTAAAAGAGTGGCGCAGCTATCTTGAGTCGCCGTTGCCTGAAGATCCGGATGAGCCCAATGCTTCCCGTGTCATTAGGGAGGTAGCTTCCAAGCGCATCTACAGTATCTATCGGCGGGTGATGAAGGAGGGGGCGGCTATCACTCCCCTGTCACCGGCGGATGATCTCCACGAACTGCGTAAAAGCTGCAAGAAACTGCGTTATCTGTTGGAGTTTTTTCAGAGCCTCTATCCACGAAAACAGATACGTCCACTGATCAAGGCGCAAAAGGTGCTGCTGGACAATCTCGGAGACTTTCAGGATCTGGAGGTGCAGGCCAATAAGTTGCGTGACTATGCACACCAGATGATAAAGGAGGAGGAGGTACCGGCGGATACGTTACTGGCGATGGGGATGCTGGTGGACAGCCTGCTCAAGCGTCAGCAGGAGGCACGTGAGGAGTTTTCCACTCGTTTCAATGCATTCGCTGAGAGGGAAATTCGGGCTACCTTTCAGTCGCTCTTTGCGACGAAAGAGAAGAGGGAGAAACGGGCATGA
- a CDS encoding ParA family protein, with the protein MRIIGVYNIKGGVGKTATAVNLAYLSALDGYRTLVWDLDPQGAASYYFRIKPRIKGGGRKMIKGKRELDDSIKGTDFEGLDLLPADFSYRNMDLILGEEKRPAKQMLKLLRPLSHEYDRIFLDCPPSISLVSENIFRAADALLVPTIPTTLSMRTYEQLVEFLDGHKLQSVKRMPFFSMVDRRKRMHLEMMEQLPQAYSEVLKTHIPYASDVERMGLYREPLGNYAMRSVAGRAYQQLWDEVKAEMGTY; encoded by the coding sequence ATGAGAATTATCGGTGTCTATAATATCAAGGGCGGTGTCGGTAAGACCGCCACCGCCGTCAACCTCGCCTACCTCTCCGCACTGGATGGCTATCGCACCCTGGTGTGGGATCTCGACCCCCAAGGAGCGGCAAGCTACTATTTCCGTATCAAGCCTCGGATCAAAGGCGGTGGGCGCAAGATGATCAAGGGCAAGCGGGAGCTTGACGACAGCATCAAAGGCACTGATTTTGAGGGGCTCGACCTACTGCCGGCGGATTTCTCATACCGTAATATGGATCTGATCCTGGGTGAGGAGAAACGTCCGGCCAAGCAAATGCTAAAGTTGTTGCGGCCACTCTCACATGAGTATGACCGCATCTTTCTCGACTGCCCACCCAGCATCTCCCTGGTCTCCGAAAATATCTTTCGTGCCGCCGATGCTCTGCTGGTGCCCACCATTCCCACCACCCTCTCTATGCGCACCTATGAACAACTGGTGGAGTTTCTCGATGGTCACAAGCTGCAGAGTGTGAAACGTATGCCTTTCTTCTCTATGGTGGATCGCCGTAAGCGCATGCACCTGGAGATGATGGAGCAGCTGCCTCAGGCCTATTCCGAAGTACTCAAAACACATATCCCCTACGCCAGTGATGTCGAACGTATGGGACTCTACCGTGAACCCCTGGGAAACTATGCCATGCGCAGTGTGGCAGGGCGTGCTTATCAGCAGCTGTGGGATGAGGTGAAGGCGGAGATGGGTACTTATTAA
- the fusA gene encoding elongation factor G codes for MPAYTTHDIRNIALVGQTGAGKTTLTEALLYTAGAIKSQGSIEQGNTVCDYDKQEQQYEHSLNASLAWLRKDGKQVNLLDTPGLHDFFGRAFSALQAVETAAVVINAESGIEPATQTMMEHALEDELCRLIIINQIDSPTANLEALVDDIRRTFGEECLPLNLPALSGDKVVDCFFKPEGEETLFSSVADAHTTIIDQVVEMDEALMEIYLEQGSELEPEQLHDPFEKALREGHLVPICFTSATNGTGVAELLQVITRLMPDPTEGNPPHFLKGEGSDAVPVDVDPDPKKHAIAHVFKVTNDPFRGKLSLFRLYQGSLTPNSQLFIGDARKPFKVTHLLRLQGKDQSEMESAIPGDICAVARVDEIFRDAVLHDSHDEDNFHLQPESFPMPLFGLALIPNKRSDDQKLSDALHKLQAEDPCLVVEHANQANETVIRGLGDLHLRVVLEQLEQRFNVNVDTQPPSIPYRETISSAAEGQYRHKKQTGGAGQFGEVSLRIAPLPRGEGFQFVDEVKGGVIPGQFMPAVEKGIVHAMEEGFVAGYPMQDIRVTVYDGKHHSVDSKEIAFVAAGKKAFQTALEKARSIVLEPMVEIKIEAQGEAMGDITADLAGRRGRISDTNTNPNGHMVISGLVPLSELDDYSSRLKAITGGEGSYEIGFSHYDPVPGNIQQSLTQQYQQGQHERE; via the coding sequence ATGCCCGCATATACCACTCACGATATCCGAAATATCGCCCTGGTGGGCCAGACTGGTGCAGGCAAGACGACGCTGACCGAGGCACTACTCTATACCGCCGGGGCAATCAAAAGTCAGGGAAGTATCGAGCAGGGCAACACGGTCTGTGATTACGACAAACAGGAACAGCAGTATGAGCACTCACTTAACGCCTCCCTTGCCTGGCTGAGAAAGGACGGCAAGCAGGTCAACCTGCTCGACACTCCGGGACTACATGATTTTTTCGGTCGTGCCTTCAGTGCGCTACAGGCAGTCGAAACTGCGGCCGTGGTGATCAACGCCGAGTCGGGTATCGAACCGGCCACTCAAACGATGATGGAACACGCCCTTGAGGATGAGCTTTGCCGGCTAATTATCATAAACCAGATCGACTCTCCCACCGCCAATTTGGAGGCGCTGGTGGATGATATCCGCAGAACCTTTGGTGAAGAGTGTCTGCCGTTAAACCTGCCTGCTCTATCCGGTGACAAAGTGGTGGACTGCTTCTTTAAACCGGAGGGTGAAGAGACACTCTTCTCCTCAGTGGCCGATGCCCACACAACCATTATCGATCAGGTTGTGGAGATGGATGAAGCGCTGATGGAGATCTATCTGGAGCAGGGATCAGAGCTGGAACCGGAGCAGCTCCATGACCCTTTCGAGAAAGCACTACGTGAAGGCCACCTGGTGCCTATCTGTTTTACCTCGGCGACAAACGGCACGGGTGTTGCTGAATTGTTGCAAGTCATCACCCGCCTGATGCCAGACCCAACCGAAGGAAATCCACCTCATTTTCTCAAAGGCGAGGGCAGCGACGCCGTGCCGGTCGATGTCGATCCCGACCCCAAAAAGCACGCTATTGCTCATGTATTTAAGGTAACCAACGATCCATTCCGCGGCAAGCTGAGTCTGTTCCGTCTCTATCAGGGAAGTCTCACACCCAACAGCCAACTCTTTATCGGTGATGCGAGAAAACCCTTCAAAGTGACCCACCTACTGCGACTTCAGGGAAAGGATCAGAGTGAGATGGAGAGTGCTATCCCCGGCGATATCTGCGCTGTTGCCCGGGTTGACGAAATATTTCGTGATGCCGTACTCCACGATTCACACGACGAAGACAACTTCCACCTTCAGCCTGAGAGCTTTCCCATGCCACTGTTTGGGCTGGCGTTAATACCCAACAAGCGCAGTGATGACCAGAAGCTCTCAGATGCTTTGCATAAACTCCAGGCCGAGGATCCTTGCCTCGTGGTGGAACATGCCAACCAAGCCAATGAGACGGTTATTCGGGGTCTCGGCGATCTGCATCTACGGGTGGTATTGGAGCAGTTGGAGCAGCGTTTTAATGTTAACGTCGATACCCAGCCCCCCAGCATCCCCTACCGCGAGACCATCAGCAGTGCCGCCGAAGGGCAGTACCGCCACAAGAAGCAGACCGGCGGCGCCGGTCAGTTTGGCGAGGTCTCGCTACGTATCGCCCCACTCCCGCGAGGTGAAGGATTCCAGTTCGTCGATGAAGTAAAGGGCGGCGTCATCCCGGGACAGTTCATGCCGGCGGTGGAGAAGGGCATCGTCCATGCGATGGAAGAGGGCTTTGTCGCCGGCTACCCAATGCAGGATATCCGCGTCACCGTATACGATGGAAAACATCACTCCGTCGACTCCAAAGAGATCGCCTTTGTCGCCGCCGGCAAGAAAGCCTTTCAGACCGCCCTTGAGAAAGCACGCAGTATCGTCCTTGAGCCGATGGTGGAGATAAAGATCGAGGCCCAGGGTGAGGCGATGGGTGACATCACCGCTGACCTCGCCGGTCGCCGCGGGCGCATCAGCGACACCAACACCAATCCCAACGGCCACATGGTGATCAGTGGCTTAGTACCACTCTCTGAACTGGATGACTACAGCTCAAGGCTGAAAGCAATTACCGGCGGAGAAGGAAGCTACGAGATCGGCTTTAGTCACTACGATCCTGTACCGGGAAATATCCAGCAGTCGTTGACACAACAGTATCAACAGGGGCAGCATGAAAGGGAGTAA